AATTCTTTTTACTAATGCCCAAAGGGGAGGTTTTATAGCCAGACAGCCCAGACTCAACCAAGTATTCACCCAAAGAAGAATGAATCCATAACAACTTATCCCTTATGCTAATGAGTTAAATTGAGATGCTCTTAGCGAAAGATGTGCCACTAGCAAACCTCAGGGCATGTGGTATACTGTAGTATCTAACTAATACTCCTGAGGGTAGTCTTCTTCTCAAAATAAACATTACACAGTGTATTAATTGAAATGCCGGACCGAATCTAATCCTTAATTCACCCGATACATTTCCATCTCAAGGCATTctattttctttcatatatatagcaaGTTAACAACGATTTATTCTCCTGAGAGGCTATTTTCACTAAGAACAACAATATCATTCTACACAGCAACATCATAATCCATCAGCAAGACATTCGAAAGAAGCAAATTACCTTGCGCTTCTCGGCTTGTATAAGCTTATCAGCAACAAATTGAGGAGTGCCAAACTCTCCAAGTGTGTTAAGCCGAACCGGGTTCACCACAACGCCGGCATTGTTGCTCCTATTACTTGCCTCTTCAAACAGAGCAGTCGCCCCTGCTTTATCAACCTATATATACAAACCATTCACAATTTCACACACAATTCACTGGAAGCAAGTACCACTTGGAACAAGAACGAAAGAAGAAACCTTAATCCAAGAGGAGGGCCGGAGAAGAGTGAAGCCCGCCTTGGAATCCGTGTAACGCTCGAGCTCCGACTCCTCAGCGAAACTGGGCGAGTTTGGGAGGACCCCATTTAAGAAAACAGCTGCGAAAAGTGAGAGGCTGAGGCTTCTCTTGGTCAAATGAAGTGGTGTTTgaagtgaagaagaagaagatgatgatgatgatgatgaagatttgGGGTTTGAGTTTGAGAAGCAGGGTTGCCGAGGGTGGGTTTGGTTGTGGTCCGAGAGAGCAAAGCAGTTGCAAATGTGCAGAGCCATGGTTACTTAGGAGAGTGGGTAAGGAAGATGAAGTTGGTCTTCTTCTTACGTTGTGTTGTGGGCGTGTGACGATGTCTTTATTTATTTGGATAACGTGAATTTACTtttgataaaataaaataaaaaataaaaaatggtgCGGATGTTCCCACCTTACTATTTAATTTATTCACTCATTCTATTTATTTTATCCcacattttaaatttaatattaaatttacttattttacctacatttttttcaaaattgtcCTTAGATGACATATTAAATTGTAAAAGATAATTTTTAGAACAATCTTTCAATTATTTcttctttaattatatatatatttttaatttttttctagaAAACAATTAAGTGTTTAGCTAATATAAATTCTAAAAAATTCATAGATTAATAACTTTGAGTTGTGGAAAACAAATCGTAGATTATCAACTTTGAACAATGAAAAACAATTGATTTTAATGTTAGAATTTTTATTTGTGATGTTCTACATATTATAATGATGTTATCAAGTTAACATTTATGATTTGAATAACaaattacatataaatatcgaacagaaaaaataaaaaattccaatcaataaaagagaaatattTTTAGATCGGGTTGAAAAGATTAATATTTCATGACAAATTTTTTATATACCTATAATAAATTGCTTATGTATTTAAAAATTTTGTGTACTTAATAGTCATTTTGCACTTGGGTAATATAGGTTttcagtaattaaaatttatatggGGTGAACAAAGAAGTTGGTGGGGTGGCAATAGTCACACCCaataaaataacataaatcgATGTAAATCACTCTCTTATTGTGTTTccaattgtaatttttgaaAAGGACTCTCGAATTTAGTTTCTTCATATTACCATCAGAAAATCCGTATGGTTTCTAACTCTACATACACTCCAGTTTTGGAACGTGCTGCGTGCCTGCGTGTATGCAATTATCGAGTTGGATTGTAAATTGACCAAGTCAATGATTTGTGACTGTTGTGTCCCAATTTTCGTTGTGGTTAATGTGTAAATTTGATTGAGTAAATTTCACGCGCAAATTTAAGGTcatactgagttgtattgagaattTGATACATTTTATAATTGTACTCAAGCAAGACCATATATGTGGTTAGGTTTAAACGATATCAGTTAAAAAATGACCACGAGTCATACTTGTTGTTTAACATCCTGAACTTTGTAGTTAATTTGGTCACTTTTTTGTGCTATTCACTTAATGACCCAAGTTGATTCGGTAATTAAGTTGGGTCGGCTGTTTGAAATTTACCAGAGACATGAGTTATACCGCGATATATCTCGTattgtaatatttttttaaataaccGTTATGGTTTCACTatattaataaaatattataatagaCATTACATCAACAGATCAGCTTCTGTCATCATTTGCAGAAGTTAAAaagttgtgacttgtgagggACTGTCGCGATGATGCATAGCTTAATTAGGTATATTCATTCAAATATATTCTTGCTCACTGCCATGGTAAATAGGCTTAGAAAACAGAAAAGTTAATAATTTGTGACCTTAACATTAGGACAAGCAGGAGAACCACCAAATAGCAAACTAATTAATAGTATTATCAGGAGCAActattcttgattttgagggtAGCTTGTTCTTGGATCAAAGAGGccttcctctctttttctttgttccaGTAAAGctctcatgagtcatgaccATTGTCCATAACCTACATGTACCAAAGAACCTCCAAGAGTTTGAACAAAGCCTAAAAAGCTGTTACATTAAGCTTCATAGCTGCAGCAACAAGCCAACAAGTGTTATGTGTCTCTTGGGAATTTTCAGcctaaataaataaactaatTTCATATCTTAGGTGCCAATCATTTAACCTTCATATCATCGATGAGGTCCTTTACGTACCTCTGACACCTTCCCTAGTTTGAAGTACCCAAAAATCAAGCTAGTTCTTATATGTCATCTTGTCAACATTGATTTTCTGGTCTACCATCTCTCAGTGCAAAGTGAGTGATGGAGAGTATTTATGGGACAATATCAAGTTATTATTTAGctatttaattattgatttacAATTCttaatatttcattatttacgAGTTTTAGGGAATATATTACAATTATGTAAGATTTacttataattgttttccaTTTTAGATTTAGTCTACTTGTTCCAAGTATTATAAACCCTATAAATATGGGTATTGTAATCGTTGTAAAGAGCTTATTGTTTATGATATAAATCCGTTTATTTGTCGCATGGATTTGTCATGTTATGTGAACCCGACCTGGGCCCAAACTGTTAAAATCGGCCCGGCATGATCCGAGTCCGTTATTGTAATGGGTCGGGCCAGGCTGAGATATTTTGGCCTATGGGCCCGGCCATTTTTAGCTC
This genomic interval from Argentina anserina chromosome 1, drPotAnse1.1, whole genome shotgun sequence contains the following:
- the LOC126790329 gene encoding psbP domain-containing protein 2, chloroplastic isoform X1 translates to MALHICNCFALSDHNQTHPRQPCFSNSNPKSSSSSSSSSSSSLQTPLHLTKRSLSLSLFAAVFLNGVLPNSPSFAEESELERYTDSKAGFTLLRPSSWIKVDKAGATALFEEASNRSNNAGVVVNPVRLNTLGEFGTPQFVADKLIQAEKRKESTKDAEVIGVAERSGKDGLQVYEFEYKLDSTRGGMKRIFSAVFVASKKLYLLNITHTDKPESPLEPHTRLMLEQALHSFDATT
- the LOC126790329 gene encoding psbP domain-containing protein 2, chloroplastic isoform X2, which translates into the protein MALHICNCFALSDHNQTHPRQPCFSNSNPKSSSSSSSSSSSSLQTPLHLTKRSLSLSLFAAVFLNGVLPNSPSFAEESELERYTDSKAGFTLLRPSSWIKVDKAGATALFEEASNRSNNAGVVVNPVRLNTLGEFGTPQFVADKLIQAEKRKESTKDAEVIGVAERSDKPESPLEPHTRLMLEQALHSFDATT